From Selenomonas sp. AB3002, one genomic window encodes:
- a CDS encoding DUF1858 domain-containing protein, giving the protein MAITKDMSILEVVQKYPDTVDVFVNSGMGCLGCAAARFENIEQGCMAHGIDVDALVEGLNNAIGAEA; this is encoded by the coding sequence ATGGCTATCACTAAAGATATGAGCATTCTGGAAGTTGTACAGAAGTACCCCGACACCGTTGACGTCTTCGTGAACTCCGGCATGGGCTGCCTGGGCTGCGCTGCCGCCCGCTTCGAGAACATCGAGCAGGGCTGCATGGCTCACGGCATTGACGTTGATGCTCTGGTTGAGGGTCTGAACAACGCCATCGGCGCAGAGGCATAA